A window of Halomonas sp. GFAJ-1 contains these coding sequences:
- a CDS encoding gamma-glutamyltransferase, which produces MHTDPHYYPSASRRMVTFGKRGMVATSQTLAAQVGIDILRKGGNAIDAAIATAAALTVVEPTSNGIGSDAFALVWVKDELYGLNASGPAPKSISCDAVKSLGYDEMPAHGLVPVTVPGAPGAWATMSERFGKLPFEQLLAPAIELAEEGFAVSAVASQLWKTAEERYAKYNTEQFAPWFTHFTPNGKAPDPGDVWRSPDMAKTLREIANTNASAFYQGSLAEAMDAFSRAHGGFLRKEDLQAFKPEWVKPISVRYRGHDIWEIPPNGSGLIVLQALGILEALGKKSNDPLETLHRRIEATKLGYVDGLHYVTERSAMQPSVEQMLSSDYLSQRADLIGQDALDPVHGNPLKGGTVYLATADDDGNMVSFIQSNFEGFGSGIVIPGTGISLQNRGWSFSLDSEHTNALAPGKRTYHTIIPGFITKDNQAVGPFGVMGGYMQPQGQVQVVTAMIEDHLNPQAALDMPRWKWTKGKTIEVEADFPNHLALALARRGHDIVKVADSISFGRGQIILRDPETGVLQGGTEPRTDGAALPL; this is translated from the coding sequence ATGCACACTGACCCACACTATTACCCTTCGGCCTCACGACGCATGGTTACTTTTGGGAAACGCGGTATGGTGGCGACGTCTCAGACGCTTGCCGCACAAGTAGGCATCGATATTTTACGAAAAGGTGGCAATGCCATCGACGCTGCTATTGCGACTGCAGCCGCTTTAACCGTGGTTGAACCAACCTCAAATGGTATTGGCAGCGATGCCTTTGCTCTTGTATGGGTAAAAGATGAGTTATATGGATTAAATGCCAGCGGGCCTGCGCCAAAGAGTATTTCATGCGATGCCGTTAAAAGCTTAGGCTATGATGAAATGCCAGCCCATGGATTAGTACCGGTCACAGTTCCCGGTGCACCGGGCGCTTGGGCGACGATGTCAGAGCGTTTTGGAAAGCTCCCTTTCGAGCAACTATTAGCGCCTGCTATTGAGTTAGCTGAAGAGGGATTTGCCGTATCTGCAGTCGCTAGCCAGCTTTGGAAAACCGCTGAAGAGCGCTACGCAAAATACAACACAGAACAGTTTGCTCCGTGGTTTACACATTTCACTCCCAACGGCAAAGCCCCCGACCCAGGCGATGTTTGGCGTTCCCCCGATATGGCAAAAACGCTGCGTGAAATTGCCAACACAAATGCTAGTGCGTTTTATCAAGGAAGCTTAGCGGAAGCGATGGATGCCTTTTCACGCGCACATGGTGGCTTCTTACGAAAAGAAGATTTACAGGCTTTCAAACCAGAATGGGTTAAACCCATCAGTGTCCGCTATCGTGGTCATGATATTTGGGAAATTCCGCCGAATGGCAGCGGCTTAATTGTGCTGCAAGCCTTAGGTATACTGGAAGCGTTAGGCAAAAAATCTAACGACCCGCTAGAAACCCTTCACCGTCGTATTGAGGCAACAAAGCTTGGTTATGTAGACGGCTTACACTACGTTACCGAACGCTCAGCGATGCAGCCTAGCGTTGAGCAGATGCTTTCTAGTGATTACCTCTCCCAACGCGCGGACCTTATTGGCCAAGATGCCCTTGATCCGGTTCATGGTAATCCGCTAAAGGGGGGAACAGTTTACCTAGCGACCGCTGACGATGATGGCAATATGGTGTCGTTTATTCAAAGCAATTTTGAGGGCTTTGGTTCCGGCATTGTGATCCCGGGTACCGGCATTAGCCTGCAAAACCGAGGCTGGTCGTTCTCGCTTGACTCGGAACACACCAACGCATTGGCTCCTGGCAAACGTACCTATCACACCATTATCCCGGGCTTTATCACTAAAGATAACCAAGCTGTTGGGCCCTTTGGTGTGATGGGCGGCTACATGCAGCCTCAGGGCCAAGTGCAGGTGGTCACTGCGATGATTGAGGATCACCTTAACCCGCAGGCAGCGCTGGATATGCCGCGCTGGAAGTGGACAAAAGGCAAAACCATCGAAGTTGAAGCCGACTTCCCCAACCACTTAGCGCTCGCGCTGGCTCGTCGCGGTCACGACATCGTTAAAGTCGCTGATTCGATCAGCTTCGGCCGAGGCCAAATCATTCTGCGCGACCCTGAAACAGGCGTACTGCAAGGCGGCACCGAGCCGCGCACCGACGGGGCTGCACTGCCGCTTTAA
- a CDS encoding transporter: MIYWELFLAFFIPNIIGYGGGPAIIPLIEAEVVGRYGWMSAQGFAETLALGNALPSPIATKMAGYIGYEVAGIGGALIAVAATVIPSLLLMLGALGLLYRHRDSPRVKRMSQWVRPVIAMMMAWLTLGFLLESVTTSGAIHTLIIGIVAAIALIRFKTHPAFVVMGALVYGGLFLS, from the coding sequence ATGATCTATTGGGAGCTGTTCTTAGCTTTTTTTATTCCCAACATTATTGGTTATGGCGGCGGCCCGGCGATTATTCCGCTTATTGAAGCGGAGGTGGTGGGTCGCTATGGCTGGATGTCAGCACAAGGCTTTGCCGAAACGCTGGCTCTCGGCAACGCGCTTCCCAGCCCAATTGCCACCAAAATGGCAGGCTATATCGGTTATGAAGTAGCAGGCATAGGCGGTGCGTTGATTGCCGTTGCGGCGACTGTCATTCCCTCACTATTACTGATGCTAGGGGCGCTTGGGTTGCTCTATCGCCATCGAGACTCCCCCCGGGTCAAACGGATGAGCCAATGGGTTCGCCCGGTCATCGCGATGATGATGGCGTGGTTAACCTTAGGCTTTTTACTCGAAAGCGTTACTACCAGTGGAGCCATACACACGCTGATTATCGGCATCGTAGCAGCAATTGCATTGATTCGCTTTAAAACGCATCCCGCCTTTGTGGTTATGGGTGCATTAGTTTACGGAGGGCTTTTTCTTTCTTGA
- a CDS encoding GntR family transcriptional regulator, translating into MNKHIQLPTGKASSPIYDLLHRDLVGGRFKAGEKLAINALKEQYQVGLSPLREALNKLAAYGLLEQENQRGFRVPKLSRDELDDIAQMRTELEGMALERAIAQGDALWEADLLAAAHRLKRADITLDKGEEWERLHTQFHRTLVAPCGSVWLLRFIEQLHDQFDRYRRLGPKMPTIRQALDDQHHELVELALQRDAAAARALMDDHIHKSYEVALARYQEHA; encoded by the coding sequence ATGAACAAGCATATCCAGCTCCCTACCGGTAAGGCATCTAGCCCCATTTACGATCTACTGCACAGAGATTTGGTGGGGGGGCGCTTTAAAGCAGGGGAAAAATTGGCGATTAATGCGCTAAAAGAGCAGTACCAAGTAGGGCTTAGCCCGCTGCGTGAAGCGCTCAACAAACTGGCGGCGTATGGCTTGCTAGAGCAAGAGAATCAACGTGGCTTTAGAGTGCCCAAGCTCTCCCGTGATGAGCTGGATGATATTGCCCAGATGCGCACCGAGCTTGAAGGTATGGCGCTTGAGCGTGCCATTGCCCAAGGGGATGCCCTATGGGAGGCAGATTTATTAGCTGCCGCCCATCGGCTAAAGCGTGCGGATATTACGCTGGATAAAGGGGAAGAGTGGGAGCGCCTGCATACTCAGTTTCATCGAACGCTAGTGGCGCCCTGTGGCTCGGTGTGGCTACTGCGCTTTATTGAGCAGTTACACGACCAGTTTGATCGTTATCGGCGGTTAGGGCCAAAAATGCCGACCATCCGCCAAGCACTGGATGATCAGCACCATGAATTAGTGGAGCTGGCGCTTCAACGCGATGCAGCCGCCGCACGAGCGCTAATGGACGACCATATTCACAAGTCTTATGAAGTGGCGCTGGCACGTTACCAAGAGCATGCCTAA
- a CDS encoding chromate transporter has product MKQTALLWAFFRVGIFGFGGGPSMIPLVRAEVVTRHQWLTDEEFADVLAIANTLPGPIATKMPGYIGYRVAGTSGCVIAVLATIFPMVVAMIVMLGIFSRYRDVGWIRGMGQAVIPVVMVMMGQLTWDFFDKSQAALGWLASAVMAVAAGAIIYWLGVHPGWVIGAILLTALLRPTHKKPAEGSA; this is encoded by the coding sequence ATGAAGCAAACCGCACTTTTGTGGGCCTTTTTCCGCGTCGGGATTTTTGGCTTTGGCGGCGGCCCTTCCATGATACCGCTGGTACGTGCAGAAGTTGTAACACGCCATCAATGGCTCACCGATGAAGAATTTGCCGATGTACTGGCGATTGCGAACACCTTGCCTGGGCCTATTGCGACAAAAATGCCTGGATATATTGGTTATCGCGTAGCAGGAACCAGCGGCTGCGTCATTGCGGTACTCGCGACTATTTTTCCCATGGTGGTGGCCATGATTGTGATGTTAGGCATTTTTAGCCGCTACCGCGACGTAGGCTGGATACGGGGCATGGGGCAGGCCGTGATTCCGGTCGTCATGGTTATGATGGGACAGCTGACCTGGGATTTTTTCGACAAATCACAGGCAGCGCTAGGCTGGCTGGCAAGTGCTGTCATGGCAGTCGCTGCCGGTGCCATTATTTATTGGCTGGGCGTACACCCAGGCTGGGTGATTGGCGCCATTCTGCTAACAGCCCTGCTTCGGCCCACGCATAAAAAACCGGCGGAGGGCTCAGCATGA
- a CDS encoding ABC transporter permease: MTPPPSPSPPHSPFSGFFSVFRYSRSALTLVWETSRWMMLGLALCTLVAGVLPAVAAWVGQLIVDGVVAAMESYQAASSPSLLETLTPVLGLVALEGLIIALIALAQRGLSAQQSLLRAMLGNKVNVMILEKAGTLSLGQFEDSELYDKLTRARREASTRPLALVNKTFGLLQNAISLASFGFLLVQFSPWALLILVAGALPVFLSEAKFSGDAFRLFRWRSPQARMQMYLETVLAREDSIKEVKLFGLEPLFLQRYRDIFNRLFVEERLLTLRRESWGFILGLLGTLTFYAAYGWVVVETIVGALTLGQMTMYLMVFKQGQGALSASLTAISGMYEDNLYLSNLYEYLEHPTDVEEGHLTQGVAPGDGLRFEHVSFSYPGGGEVLHDISLHLMPGSSLALVGENGSGKTTLIKLLTRLYHPTKGRILLDGSDLRSWDTQALRERVGVIFQDFVRYQLTVGENLGVGDTQAFDDEQRWQQAAHNGMADEFITRMPSGYQTQLGRWFKNGQELSGGQWQKVALSRAYMRKNADILVLDEPTAAMDAAAEAEVFARFREHSRDKMTILISHRFSTVRSAEHIVVIDQGHIIEQGTHESLLEENGRYASLFHLQAEGYQ; this comes from the coding sequence ATGACACCGCCACCATCACCTTCTCCGCCCCACTCCCCCTTCAGCGGCTTCTTTAGCGTTTTCCGCTATAGCCGCAGCGCGCTTACCCTTGTTTGGGAAACTTCCCGCTGGATGATGCTGGGCTTAGCACTCTGCACCTTAGTGGCGGGTGTGCTGCCTGCGGTGGCAGCGTGGGTCGGCCAGCTGATTGTGGATGGCGTGGTGGCAGCAATGGAGAGCTACCAGGCCGCGAGTTCACCCAGCCTCCTGGAGACATTGACACCAGTGCTGGGCTTAGTGGCTCTTGAGGGGCTGATTATTGCGCTGATCGCCCTGGCCCAGCGTGGGCTATCGGCCCAGCAGTCGCTGCTGCGGGCTATGCTAGGCAACAAAGTCAACGTAATGATTTTAGAAAAAGCGGGCACGCTCTCGCTTGGCCAGTTTGAAGACTCAGAGCTTTACGACAAACTGACCCGCGCCCGCCGGGAAGCCTCTACCCGCCCGCTTGCCTTAGTCAATAAAACCTTTGGGCTGCTACAGAACGCCATTTCGCTGGCAAGCTTTGGTTTTTTACTGGTGCAGTTTTCCCCCTGGGCGCTGCTTATTTTAGTTGCTGGCGCGCTGCCGGTGTTTCTTTCAGAAGCGAAATTTTCCGGCGATGCGTTTCGGCTATTTCGCTGGCGTTCGCCCCAAGCCCGCATGCAGATGTATTTAGAAACAGTGCTGGCTCGGGAAGACAGTATCAAAGAGGTAAAGCTCTTCGGCTTAGAACCCTTGTTTTTGCAACGTTACCGAGACATCTTCAACCGACTGTTTGTTGAAGAGCGCCTGCTAACGCTGCGTCGAGAAAGCTGGGGGTTTATCCTTGGCCTGCTTGGCACACTCACCTTTTATGCCGCTTACGGCTGGGTGGTGGTAGAAACCATTGTAGGGGCCCTCACCCTTGGTCAAATGACCATGTATCTGATGGTTTTCAAACAGGGGCAAGGCGCCTTATCAGCCAGCCTGACCGCCATCAGCGGCATGTATGAAGATAACCTGTACCTATCCAATCTTTATGAATACCTTGAGCATCCCACCGACGTTGAAGAAGGCCATCTCACCCAGGGCGTTGCCCCGGGTGACGGGCTGCGCTTTGAGCACGTCAGCTTCTCTTATCCTGGTGGTGGTGAAGTGCTACACGATATTTCGCTTCATTTGATGCCGGGGAGCAGCCTGGCGTTAGTGGGAGAAAACGGCTCGGGCAAAACAACGTTGATTAAGCTGTTAACGCGGCTTTACCACCCAACTAAGGGGCGGATTCTGTTAGATGGTAGCGACTTAAGATCCTGGGATACTCAGGCATTGCGGGAACGGGTCGGGGTCATTTTCCAGGATTTTGTGCGCTACCAACTAACGGTGGGCGAAAACCTCGGCGTGGGCGATACCCAAGCGTTTGACGACGAACAGCGCTGGCAACAGGCGGCGCACAATGGCATGGCGGATGAATTTATCACCCGTATGCCCAGTGGCTATCAAACCCAGCTAGGGCGCTGGTTTAAAAATGGTCAAGAACTATCAGGCGGCCAGTGGCAAAAGGTAGCGCTTTCACGCGCTTATATGCGCAAAAATGCCGATATTTTAGTGTTAGATGAACCCACTGCCGCCATGGATGCCGCCGCAGAAGCGGAAGTATTCGCCCGTTTTCGGGAACACAGTCGTGACAAAATGACGATTCTGATTTCCCACCGTTTTTCCACCGTACGTAGTGCTGAGCATATCGTGGTAATTGACCAAGGGCACATTATAGAACAAGGCACCCATGAATCGCTGTTAGAAGAAAACGGTCGCTATGCGTCGCTGTTTCACTTGCAGGCCGAAGGCTATCAATAA
- a CDS encoding cardiolipin synthase B, with the protein MKRRTRLIALTTVVITLLFALGSVLFYNAMPSPKRLLEPVSVNFNTRDADFRRSMGLIFEQPIVAGNRIDSLQDGEAIYAAMLEAIDSAETSITFETFEFWGEKATEPFVDALIAAAERGVAVHALIDYVGSSAAAVNKFERMEEAGVDVIRWRKPSWYELAHFNHRTHRKLLMVDGRTGFIGGANITDNWLPDDDGLAYRDHHFLVKGPVVANMQAAFVDTWLDASGRLLLGDAYFPELEPQGELDAQMVTSTPIEGRHRMRKMLMVAIATAEQRITLGSAYFYPDEHFLEALIEARERGVEVNILVPGDSIDKGFVRHASVNRWRPMLEAGVNIHEYQPSMYHAKLISIDDRWASIGSTNLDNRSFRINKEGNLNVYDEEFARYVRELVEEDIRHAEHYDLDRWHNRPWRKRLAGWVSMVAGAHF; encoded by the coding sequence CTAAACGGTTGCTTGAGCCCGTCTCGGTGAATTTTAATACCCGCGATGCAGACTTCCGCCGAAGTATGGGGCTTATCTTTGAGCAGCCCATCGTCGCGGGCAACCGTATCGACTCCCTTCAGGATGGCGAGGCCATCTATGCGGCGATGCTGGAAGCCATCGACTCTGCTGAAACATCGATTACCTTTGAGACGTTTGAGTTCTGGGGGGAGAAGGCCACAGAGCCGTTTGTCGATGCTTTGATAGCGGCGGCAGAGCGTGGTGTGGCGGTACATGCTCTGATCGACTATGTGGGCTCATCCGCTGCGGCGGTTAATAAGTTTGAGCGCATGGAGGAGGCGGGTGTCGACGTGATCCGCTGGCGTAAGCCGTCATGGTATGAGCTGGCCCACTTTAATCACCGTACTCACCGCAAGCTGCTGATGGTAGATGGCCGCACCGGCTTTATTGGCGGTGCTAACATTACCGACAATTGGCTACCTGACGATGATGGTCTGGCCTATCGTGACCACCACTTTCTTGTAAAGGGGCCGGTAGTCGCCAATATGCAGGCGGCTTTTGTTGATACGTGGCTGGACGCCAGCGGTCGGCTGTTACTGGGTGACGCCTATTTCCCCGAACTTGAGCCCCAAGGGGAGCTGGATGCTCAGATGGTGACTAGTACTCCCATCGAGGGGCGTCATCGTATGCGCAAAATGCTAATGGTAGCGATTGCTACCGCTGAGCAGCGTATCACACTGGGTTCAGCGTACTTTTACCCAGATGAACACTTTCTTGAAGCGCTGATAGAAGCCCGCGAGCGCGGTGTGGAGGTCAATATTTTGGTGCCTGGCGACAGTATCGACAAAGGCTTTGTTCGCCATGCCTCGGTTAACCGTTGGCGACCCATGCTTGAAGCTGGTGTGAATATTCATGAGTATCAGCCGTCGATGTATCATGCCAAGCTGATCAGTATCGACGACCGCTGGGCCAGCATTGGGTCTACCAATCTCGATAATCGCTCCTTCCGGATCAACAAAGAGGGCAATCTCAACGTTTACGATGAAGAGTTTGCCCGTTACGTTCGTGAGTTGGTCGAGGAGGATATTCGCCATGCAGAGCATTACGATCTTGACCGCTGGCATAACCGCCCTTGGCGCAAGCGACTAGCCGGCTGGGTGAGCATGGTGGCTGGCGCCCACTTTTGA